In the Silene latifolia isolate original U9 population chromosome 1, ASM4854445v1, whole genome shotgun sequence genome, ATTGCAGGGggtggaggaggaagcaggtgaataTCCAGGCAGCAAATCAGGGAACTTCCTCTCGCTCAGAGGAATGCAGAACAGTTTGTTGCGAGCAGAGATCGGGGCACCAATGCGGGTTAGGTAGGAGGGACCTGTATGAAAATAACAGAGTAAGCCAGTAAGCATTCGGATGAACAATCCAGACGCCAGGAAAGCTACTTACTTGAAGTAATAATCCGTTTCTCAAAGATATAGTCAGCAGGCGGCTGAATAGAAgccttcctcacatagaagaagtcctcaaaccatttctcgtcCTTGGACATTGACACATGCTTGAAGGGGGTCTCACTAGAACCCCAGAGCGAGAATTGGCCTCTCCCTAGGTACCTGATATCATACATATGGGCCAAATCGCCCAGAGACATGAAATTGCCAGAGTTCTGACATGCAGCTAAagagtagaggagaaccctccaaacGGTGGCCGAGATTTGTGCCATAGCAAAGTTGttggtaaagatgaagtcttggataAGTTTCGAAAAGGGGaaacggaggccgtatctaaatgggtatAAATAGAAACAAACCCACCCCGGACAGATAGCATCAGCCTTttgacccggttcagggatggctatCTCAACCCCATCACCAAGGCCGAGCATACCCTTGATTAGGGGAATATCAGCAGGAGTCAGGGCGGAGTCACAGTCATGGGGGTGAGTAAAAAGATTTCGCGAAGGAAAGACGGGGTCTGGATTCCGGTCAGTTGGGGTAGAGGATGAAGAGGCTTGTCGGGTCTTTCCCATGattgaaaagagaaaagaaagtaGGGAAGGGAGAAATACCTGGTAAAGAGGACGGCGGGAGTGAAGCAGTGAAGCCggcgaaaaaagagaaaaaggagaGATGAGATTAAGgggaagagtttttttttttggaaaataatGGAAGTTAGTAAATGAAGTGAGGAGGGAGTTGAaattataaaggaagagagagagagagagagagagagagagagagagagagagagagagagagagagagagagagagagagagagagagagagagagagagatgaggAGGAGGGCGGCGAGTAATGATGAGTGTGCGTGGGAGGAAGTgtaaatgacggcttagggttttaaaTAATCAactacgtaaattccttgttcgacGCCTCGAAGCGTACCTCGCAAGAAATTGGgagcaaactgtttgggctaaaattcaCACAATTAGGAAAGCCCACTTAGTAAGTAATGGATCATAAAGGAAGAAGTTGAAGAAGGGGAGCCCACGATTGGGAGCAAGGGCGCTGAAAGGGGAAATGGGCCAGCAGGCACGTGTAGAAGGAGGCCAAAGCCCACTGAAGGAAGCATCCGTGTTTAGGAAAGATaagtcagggagaagtcagggagcattcagggagatcaaggagatTTGAGGGAGATAGTGAgatatggaaagagttattatggaagttatattcctttccataaacatGGTAGGATACCCCTAGGGtacttaccctataaatagcaaggGAAGCAATCGAAGAAGGACATCCAAGATCACACATACACAATACCTCGTGCTAGCAAGATTTACATTACACATCAATTGTATTCATCCTCCCATTCAaagatagtgcaatatttggcagggtatcGTCCCTCCCGAgtttgttcccacattgggttttccgcgtcaccaaatcttacgtgtcaatttatatttcgtGCTTGATTTCCTAATTTAAATATCAAAAACAAACGATCAAATCaagcaaccaacgagtaagaccgcattgacctaatacaatcaacttggtaaaaatcacctaaaaAGTGCTTTAAATTTGTTTGTCATTTAATTGCAAATTGAAAATCTAGAATTCTAACCTTAAGTTAACTGAATTAGGCTGTTGATGACAGTGTTTCAAAATATCCAGGGTTTGCATATCAGGTTCGAATttggggatttttgtatgttagGTTCGATTTGCTCTCATAAGTACTGAAACTTACTTGTTTCATTGAAAATTTGAGGTTGTCATCGCTATTTTGAGGTGCTTACCTCAATAAACCCTAGAATTTGGTAATTTTTACACCAAAGAGggaaataaaaaaaatggagTAAGTGAAAATTGTCTCATTCTTTCACACCTCTTGCATTCAATTCTATTTGTACTCCATATACTCTCGTCAATATTCTTATGAGCTGGTGTGTTGGGAAGCTTGTATATCTTTCGTTATTGTGGCGACCTTGGTTAATATATTTTTAGAACCATATACAACTTATGTACTTTGCTTCTTATCATAGATGAGTACATATCAAGATAAAGACACTTAATTGTTGAAGCCATTTTGCGTGCTTTCCCATTGATATGGTTTGCGTCAGTCGGTTAGTAATCTTATTTTTCAGGTCGTGCTCATTAAGGTTTTTCATTGCAAAAATAGTCATTTCAGACCTGGTCATCTCAGATACATACTTTTCTGgtacattttctaatttttttattGTTAAAGCTATAGACACATTTTCACACATGAATATATGTTGTCCAGAGTGCGGTAAACGTTATGAATCTACTATTGATTTGCAATCAAATCAATTTTTATTTTTGTGGGAATGATTATGCTGTGTTgatgattatatatttgtatgGATGATCTCTCTATCATTGATAAATTTTCCCTTTGAATGCAtttttttaatgcatatttaatttAGAGAAATTATTAAAATGAAGTGCTTGTTTCAGACAGAGTGTATCAAGTTCATTATTTGAATTGCAGAAAAACAATTGAACTGTTTAGTgattattaaacaacaaccacATTAGGGTGGCTAATGACTCCTTTATCAAAGTGACTTTGTCTTTCACCCTGCAGCTTTTCCCCTTTATATTTAACTTGCATATACTTCTCTTATCAGGTAAAaataaaggaaagaagaaaagagattCAGTAATAGACGCAGCTAAGGATTATCAGATCCCACCTGATGTGATGTCGCTTCAGTGTTATGTATGCCTCGCTGAAGGACTTTCAATGGTAAAACAATTCGTCCTTCTTTAACTGCAAGATGTCCTTTTTGTTGTGTGAGTGTGTGTTAAGGCTGCGTTCAGTCAAATTAATTTCCTCTCCCTGGTAGTTACGATATTTAGAGTGCTTCTATTTGTTGGTATGTGTTAGACTACCTAAATTATTTCTTGACCAACGCTATTTATTGTAAAAAATATTGAATGTTGTGATATATTATCAATCAAAGTCGATTTGGTTTGATCATTTGATTCAAACTGGGATAACATAACTGCAGTAGAGAGAGTACGAGTACCATATTTTAGACTCTGAGCCAATACAAGGGCTCATTATGTGCACTTACTGTAGCCGATGGTCTCTACCCTCCAGCCAGGCCTATGCAAAATATTCCTTCCCCCTACACATGGGAAGTGATATTTATGTTACTACTTGAACCCATCTCTCCGCTACACTCAACCCAACTCCTATTAAGTATTATTGAACAGAAAATCTGAAATTATATTTGCTGTGTTTACTTGCAGATACTTGCTGCAGTTAGAAATGAGTTAAACGTCTTTCAACATGCATCCCCTTTTAACACTGAGTATGAGGTAATTCAACTATTTTACATGTTTTATGTTTTCTTGAAGAACTTTTGCATGTGGCTAGCCCTTGTTTTGTACTCCGGGTCTCTGGTTATCCCTAGTGTGGTATGCAGCATCAAATCTTATGGAAATACTCCCTCCGATTCTTTGAAATTGCCCCACTTTTTAAGATTTGTGAGGAATATTTTAATCAAATCGGACAACTCCAAAGAATCCACATTTTTGGCTTCGGGTTGAGTTATGTTCCGTTCAGATCGGGTCAGGGTCACAAGTGTAGAGTCTactgtttaggtgatttttaccaaaTTGGTTGTTTCAGGTCAATGTTTTCTTACTCGTTGGTTATTTGATTAATCGTTCGTATGATGATactttaaataaggaaataatgcttgtaatgtaaattgacacgttagatttggtgacgtggaaaacccaatgtgggaacaaccgcgggagggacggtaccatgccaaatattgcactagctttgaatGAGAGGGCGAATACAATTGGAACGTAATGTAAACCTTGCTAGCATGAAGTCTTGTGTATGTGTGTTCTTGGATGAATGTATCTGTGAATCCccttctttgattgcttccttgactatttatagggtaagaaccctagatgtatcctaccttgattatggaaaggagtACAACTTCCATAACAACTCTTGCCATAACACATGATCTCCCttcattctccctgatctccctgacttctccctgaacCCTTTCCTAAATACGGACGCCTTCCCAGTGGGCCCCGTTTCCCTTCATACGCATCTTGGCCCACCTATCCTTCCTCCACCCATGGACTCTACTTCCACCATACCTCCCTTCAAGG is a window encoding:
- the LOC141608663 gene encoding uncharacterized protein LOC141608663 isoform X1 produces the protein MESCSLRFFIAKIVISDLVISDTYFSGKNKGKKKRDSVIDAAKDYQIPPDVMSLQCYVCLAEGLSMILAAVRNELNVFQHASPFNTEYEIFIQHFEHLQKAALLQGIVPFVFAKECTMFIRYSQHIVLSLSFPTL
- the LOC141608663 gene encoding uncharacterized protein LOC141608663 isoform X4; the encoded protein is MESCSLRFFIAKIVISDLVISDTYFSGKNKGKKKRDSVIDAAKDYQIPPDVMSLQCYVCLAEGLSMILAAVRNELNVFQHASPFNTEYEALFIILIADNFLGYAKY
- the LOC141608663 gene encoding uncharacterized protein LOC141608663 isoform X2 is translated as MESCSLRFFIAKIVISDLVISDTYFSGKNKGKKKRDSVIDAAKDYQIPPDVMSLQCYVCLAEGLSMILAAVRNELNVFQHASPFNTEYEAALLQGIVPFVFAKECTMFIRYSQHIVLSLSFPTL
- the LOC141608663 gene encoding uncharacterized protein LOC141608663 isoform X3 — encoded protein: MESCSLRFFIAKIVISDLVISDTYFSGKNKGKKKRDSVIDAAKDYQIPPDVMSLQCYVCLAEGLSMILAAVRNELNVFQHASPFNTEYEIFIQHFEHLQKALFIILIADNFLGYAKY